The window AGAAAATGTGACCAGACTCACCATAGAGAGGTCCAAAGGTGTGTCCGAAAAATCCAAAGGTACATGGATCCTGTTCTGATCAATGTTGTCATAACTGATCCTGGAGAAGCTATTTTGATTGCTGCGGTTCAGAGCTCCTGCCCCTCCATTTGCCAGCTGAACACATACAACACCCAACATGTAAACCACATAAACTGCTTAATCAGTACAAATTGTGTTGTCTCAAGAAACATTctccaaaaaaatttaaaaaatgatgacAGTGAGATCTTTCTCACAAAATATAAATTCTAGGAATATATTAGTGCATATAAGTCCTCTTTAGAAAATTGGCAATGTTCAGTAAGTCAACTTAGTGCATGCTTTACAATCTTGACAGATGCTAAACACATTGACAGAATGGTTAGGGTGGCCagtccattattttttcttttcaactttaCCGTGGACAAGAAATGGAATGTCAATCAGTCTTAAAACCAAAGAGTAATTCAATTCAATGCAACCAAAACGTATTAAAGCAATATCAAAATAATGTTATTTTTCAATACTCCACCATAAGTCTGGAAAAGACCCTGAAAAAATGTTGCTGATTTGGAGCAGGCATGAGACTGGGAAATTGTGATTCAAGTCTGAATGTTGGGGGcctggtttgttttatttttttattttttaaatttcaaacCAGAAAATCTGCACTTTAGGGCCACCAATGCCTCTGAGGTGTTCCAACCCATAGAGaacaaaaatcagtccaattcttcttcctaaactgaagtgtttttgctttcaaacctGTAAAAATCAGCCTTGtggacatgattttcaaaatcttgtcttgtgtgtgtgtgtgtgtgtgtgtgtgtgtgtgtgtgtgttcaatgcaactctgtgtgtatgcgagaaagtcagtctgacagacagatatacaaagagattgagaaggggattgggaggtgagggggacatGGGAGGAAAAAGTTAAAgttcgtatgtgtgcatgtatgtgcactgctttaaatgCAACTCTGTatgtgttaaactctttgtgtgagtgagtgagtgagtgaatgagtgtgtgtgtgtgtgtgtgtgtgtgtgtgtgtgtgtgtgtgtgtgtgtgtgtgtgtgtgtgtgtgtgtgtgtgtgtgtgtgtgtgtgtgtgtgtgagtgagagagagagagagagagagagagagagagagagagagagagaggctggggaattgtccaggagagtttcctctgaaaatcagCTGGGGTTCAGGGGCTGCCTTAGGCCTCTGGTGGGGTCCAGGGGGGCAAAGCCCCATGGCCGAAAATGAAATtagtgatttttaagaggttttgggggaatctcctctgtgtgtgtgtgtgtgtgtgtgtgtgtgtgtgtgtgtgtgtgtgtgtgtggtgttttcaaggaaaatatACTTAGCACACAAGTTTACACTGAACTgatataactgaccatctggtctctgcAGCTGCAGTCTGTTACACTGacaggcatgtgtgttggttgaggaaagaaatggggaaggggaatgagtggcaggaggagggggtgggtatgtgactTGCTAAGCAGTCAGGAATTGTCAGCCAGAGCAAGGGGTCAGTATCCTGGCTCAGTGCCAAAGTTGCCAGTCACTGACAGTGGTTTTATGGGGGAAGTGATTTTCTCCCCTCTGGAATCAACTGCTATTCCGCTGAAAATAGTGGATCCACTAGAGTTCCCAAGCATggactctctgtgtatgtgtgttcaactAAACTCCGTgtttgagggagaaagagagagggagggagagacagcaagagtgtgtgtgcacgcatacctGTATGTGTGGTTTCCATCAGGTGAGTGTAAACAagagaggaggaggcagacagagagaaaaggggtggggggggggggggggagaaggtgggagcAAAGAATACAAGttgtatttgtgaatgtgtatgcattgctttcaaattcaatagatctctctctccgtgcgtgcgtgtgtgagagagagagatttttaaatacaactctgtgtgtatatgcgagagagagacgggcaaagacagaaagagggagaaaggacaaagatagagggggaaaggtgggaggaaaagtgcaagtttgtatgtgtgcattgctttaaatacaattgtgtgtgtgtgtgtgtgtgtgtgtgtgtgtgtgtgtgtgttcaattaaactccatgtgtgcgtgcaagaaagtgacagtgtgtgtgtgcgcgcatgtgcatatTTTAATCTCTGCGTGATTGTGTGAGCGCtcatgcgtgcacatgtgtgagtgaaCAGGAGGGgagatatgattaaaaaaaaaaaaaaaaaaaaaaaaagtatgtttataGTGTGCATTCATGTGACTTTTTCTCAaagagtgtgaatgtgtatgtgtgtgtgttgtgtgtgtttgtgtgtgtgcgcgcacacgcattcagctctgtgtgcatgcctgtgtaccTTTGGTTATCTGGCTATAGATCTCAGATCTAAAATAAACTTACTCTTCCCATGAACTGTCTGTGCCCAGTGCCCCTCAGAAAAAGCACTGACATCAATTGcaacaaagtttctgtttcaatagCAACAATGTTACTTGTGCACAATGTGGCAAACATTTGCAGCTTTTGcctgaatgaacagagggtcaagcagatgtacccatGGCCCTAGgtgcttgacagggatggagatcagCGCACCAGTGTTTACTGAACAcctgtatctgtgcgtgcgcaaatttgtgtgtgcatgtgtgtgcgcgctcgcatgtctgtgcgtgcgtgtgtgtgtgtgtgtgtatgatcgcccacatgtgtgcatgtgcgtgtgtaattTGCTTTTCACTGACACAATGATATCAACGTGCGCCATATAGGGATCACCTTCTGTTATCGACATTTTGACAACTTCAATCGACCGTTAGGAAACCTTATGActttgattttggtgctctgacaagtcactggatcgcctctcaagggTTCAACAAATGACGCCTTTGAAAGAGGATCCCATTTTCACTTTTGATAGTTCATCCGGAAATGATATAGAACAGCCCattggcttttctttcttttttttctcagaaaacaGTCAGATTCTGATgtacccatacaatctgacacctaTTGCACTTGGCCTTGCCCGCAGCGACTATTTTGTGAATGGGGCCTACCCATAAAGTTCAGTTTTCACGGTCTCGTGTTGCCAGGCCCACTTCCACTTACTTTTCACTTTgtcgatctctgctgcaaaaatcttattttcctttgtgagttttctcattttgtcaatgactgaagacAATCAACTAAATCAGCTATCTTTGCACGTCATGAAGCCCGTAAACGGAAGTTGTGTAATTGCGACtgaatacggataagctgaatgatgacagaggagcaatggaacacttattctcaattggttctcATATCCAAACAAGGGGCATTTTGGCAAAAGCTGTGCGTCTGTCTTGTCCATCGGTCAGGCAATGATCGTGCAACCATTGTCAGAAAAAAAactcaccccccaaaccccttgaTTTTCTCAATGGATTTACACAAATCTCAAAAATGGTCTCTGGAGCCAATGTTTGGTCGGAAATCCATCTATAGTTGGAAAAATCTCATACCTGAAAGATATTACGGAAAAACCATATTGGCACGAGGTCTGAATACATCACTCCAACAGGTAATCAAAGTGCGTGGACATCATAAACAGAATGTTGAGATGTAACATTTCTGGATTttcaagaaacaaaaagacagatcATTATGACTAAGAAATTCAAATCAATAACTATGGGTTTGTTTTTGAAGGGGGTAGGTGGatagtgggggggcgggggggggtggcggcTGTTGACTGAAAGATAAAGacaatgaagtaaaataaaaccAGACTTACCGAGTCCAAAATATGATCAGGCATCCAAGTTTTCTTCTGTCGCAAGGGAACCCTGGCAGTTTCATCTTTCGTCATCTAAACACATACAACACCCACGAGTGAACCACATCATCCAAaaaaacactacacataaaaCACCCAACATAACATTCACTGTTAACAAACACTACACATATAACATCCATCACTCCACGACACATACAACATCATCAATCACAAACCCTAAGCATGTAACATCCACTGcccacaaaaaacatcaacacccaacccacaccctcCACTGCTTGCAAAcattacacataaaaaaaaacccaccaccactgctatacaggtttttttgtttgttttttaaaggcaCTATGTTGTAGTTTTACTTACAATAGTGGTTGTACCACATCCTTCTGAACAAATATTTGGGCCAAAGTAATATCATTCCAACCTGAACCAAGATTAATTCTGGAAATCAGTTTAAAAATACAATTCCAATAAAAATTTCAGAGGATTTGAAGCTTGGTAAAAGAGTCAATTTCGTATTTGCAACAAGGTTATACAGGGGAAGAAGACAGCTTGATATGGACTCAATCCACAAGATTCAACCCCAACTTTTCTATGCGCACATtctggctttttgtgtgtgttgtttttgaggAGGAGATAATTCAGGGTGGGCAGCTGCACGCTCAGGTTGATTGGATCTTTTGCAAGCTGGATGAACTGAATGAGGATTTCAATGAGGGCGCTGCACTTAATTTTCATGGATGAAGTTTGAAATCTGCATGCCATCTTTTAGTGTCTGTGTCTTGCACAATCATTCAGGTGAGTGAATAAATGTGGTCTTCTCTGCAGCGTAAGTCCCGGTGGTGGCTGCTGCTTCTGATCGTGTGGAGCTGAACAGACCCCTTTTGTTTTGGTACATTTTGCGTTGTTGTGGGACTAGCATGGATGCATTGTTAAGAACCTGTGCTTTGACCAGCTATACCATGCTGTCAAAGCTGCCATCTCTAATAAAATGAAAAGCTGAATACAAGAAGTAAAACTATCATTTTCAAATAGGAAGTCAACACTACACATACACTTTCTCATAAAGTATAAAGTGCAACTACTCTGACACATTCTCAAGAAGTGTTGCACACAAAAGTTTTGAATAAACCCATCCCATTCCCAAAAGAATGTCATGATAGTATATATATGATCAGTGCTGACAATGTTTTCTCTCCAACAGTGTGTGTATCTTAAAGTAATttatttttaatgaaaaaaaaggacatgaaataagaaataaaagaactGACCCTGTCCCACATTTGTGTAATTGTTTCTCCCCCAATGATATACTGCTGTGCTGAGGAAGGATTCTGGCCTGTCAGGAATGTCTCCCGTCGTCTTCTATTTTCACCAAACTCTGAATCTGCACAGTCCCTTTGGCTGCTGGCTGACGATTCTGCCTCAGACATGCTGTTCAGCACACCTTCCCTGTTCTCTGTGGTCAAAGCAGACAGAATCAAATGAAACATGTGTCATGTCAGTCTACAGCATACTCACATTATATACTTCACTTTTCCCATTATCACCCAGATAATTATGTGATCAGTcattcaatctctgtgtgtgaagaGTTCATACTTGTCACAGACCTGTTTGCCCTTTATTTGTGTTTGGtgtactcattaaaaaaaaaaaaaaagaaaaaaaaaaaaaaaaaaaaaggtgaacccCTCCTCAAAATAGTGTACCATGCAAACATTTCCacaatgatgatggagtctcccgtcggtgcGACGGATgactaggcaggcaggcttatctgtcggtgtgtgtcctcatatgggagaagaggcaacACTACAAACCTCCACTACAAACAGCAACATGCAGTCGTAAAAAAGAAATGCCAACATTTGCAATGTGAGACAGTGTCAGGAATTGATTCTATTAGGTAAAGTCAACAGTTCTTGTTTCTCAATTGCCCAGTAGTGCAACTCTGTTGAAAATTCACTTGCCTGGTTGGATACACCAGAATGGGTTTTGTACTCACCCAGaatcccaaagagagagagagagagagagaatatgtgtgtgtgtgtgtgtgtgtgtgtgtgtgtgtgtgtgtgtgaggggtcagGGGGGATGGGATTCAtgtatgtgtttcagtgtgtgtgtgtgtatgtgggtgtggtgtttgtgtgtggcgggTCAGTGAGTAtgtgtttcacagtgtgtgtgtgtgtatgtgagagagagggaggaagggagagagagagtgaggggtgtgctagtgtgtgtttggttgttttttttggggggttgggggggaggagggggggggggagcacaagaTGTGTGTTTCacactatgtctgtgtgtgtttctggcattcataccgtgtgtgtgtgagagtgaaatAAAAGAGGATGGTGCAGGTCCAGAGAGGGAAGGTGTAGTAGTGCAGCCAGCTGTGCTATCTATATGGAGGTTGCTTAGCAATGGGGCTTTCCACTATGCCCTTTGATTTGTGTTGGTCCCCTCAGCAAAACTGGACTCTgacactaccccccctccccccttccccccattctGGCTCCATCCTTTCTGCCATCCCCACACCTTGTAAAAGGAGggctgggtgaggggagggatgggTTAAGTAGCAAGTTTGCAATACAGGAGGTGGTGCTggtggagggaagaaagagagagtgagtgaggggggtgaaggaatgagatggggtggggtgggggggaggatttgTGGAGGTCATGTTTGTGTTGACTTGGTTAAAGTCAGTTCTACGGAATGGCTGTTTCCTTTTTGATAAACCTACATGACCTTAACactgagatgggagagagaggcagagagagagagagagagagagagagagagagatcagtcgatgcaagggaggggagggaggatgctGAGGGAACATCGTGGCAGTGATTTTGACAGCCCTGCAAGTGGAAGGGTGAAGTGGaggcagaggaaaagagagggtggttggggggttgtCCTCtttgactgactgcagacaggcCTCAATGGCTGTTATGTAACATCAAGGGCAGGCGCTGGCAATGAACTTTTCACTTTTGTCCAGAGAACCCGTCATCATGCGAGCAGCGTGAAAACTCCACTGTTTTGTTGTGGACCAGACCTCTGGGTGgccaaaactttttttctttcctcaaaaGTCGTACTGAAATCTATTTTAGCGTACTGGCATACTCCAAGTCAAATTGGTATACAAATTACGCCAAAATCGTACTGGTAAACAGGTCTGTTGTCAACCATGACTCTGCTGGGTCAACATCCCCCTGATTAATAATCAGTTATTTCAAAATTGTTTAACTCATACAAAAGTCAATTGTCACAGAAAATCACAACAGCTGTCTTCATCTACACTATCAAAGCTGCATTTCCTGTGCACTTTATAAGTTGACGGGCATGCTTCACAATTACTTACCAGTGGCCAATCTTGAATTGGTGCTAAGCATAGAGAGGGCTGAGCCCTTGAACAAATCTGGATGATGATGAATAGGTGGAATATATAATCCATGATCCAGCCACTCAAATCTTTTTTTGAGTGGTAAGTGTTCAGAATTCCTTGACTTCTTGGAGGCATTTGAGCTACACAGATTTCTGCTCGGTGGTGTGGCATCTCTGGGTATCAGTTGTAACTGTCTTTCTTGCCTCACTGGTGACTGCTGTTGAGGGCGGCGATTTACGCCACCTGCATACCCTGAacctaagaaaaacaaaaaagcataatCACAAGTTCAACGCCGCTTCAATGTAAGTTTAATCACTTACATGCAAAATGTTGAGGATAAACCTGTGTATcattatttaacacacacacatatatttttaaaaagtcaTATGGAGCTTACTTTGCATTATAACAAGGGTTATACACGTAACATTCAGAACTGCATTTGAGGAGATCACAAGAAAATTCCAACAATTCAAGGTGCAATACACCATAAAAGTATGCATATAAGCAGATTTATCTGCAAAAACAATACACATGTGCACCAAGAGTACTGTGTCAACTCAGTTGTCCCTTCTTTCATTTCCTCTTGTCAACTGCAGAAATGTTTGTTTGAGCTGTTTAAGGATGTCAATACTATGTATGTATTACAatttacagaacacacacacacacacacacacagcgcgtacATACTTGTATGCAGAACACACAGTGCAGCGGGAATCCAAAGGAGATGTACTTTCCCGGGACCAAATCTTTTATGTTTAATTTACAATACAACCCAAAGACTCAACAGACTGAGAAAGTCGTAGAAAGGGGAGTAAGAGAAAGGGGcaagagagagtgtggatgttcCGTATGTGTGGATTGTATGTATGCTTTGCTAGAGGGGCAACAccaccgccaaaaaaaaaaaaaaaaatttccgaaGATTACAAAGCCATTTTTCTTTGTCCCTGTCATACATAccatttaaagcctgaaccggactataaatggtgggcgatttgaatcaagccagtttctcaccagagtctgacactgtgacgtcggtgaaggtttattcaaaataaaagcctaataaaggtacggtttggcttcatttatggcagagagcgagatttgcctagcagcttccaatctagacctgaattgactttggaaagtacaaaatgtgtcagctacacgtaatacaaaatttgaatgcagagaaaaggggcggagctagaactaaaaccttgctctcgggagttaaaaCTTTAAGAGTCTATCCTAGGTGAGACAGAATCAAAATTTTACAATtagggaagggagaaaaaaacacacaccgatatacatatatatatatatacacaaactaATCAACATTGTGCATGTCAAGTACCTGTGTCAgatcatgtgtgtatatgtgtctgcgaTTGTCTGCTCATACACATTCCTTCCTactgagcacacaaacacagcaactaAAAACGAACAAAACGGAAATACTGTAATAACTTCACAACTGTActgagtgagaggaggaggagagagagagaggggcagagaagtAGGGGTGGGAAGAAGGTAAGGTGGTGCAGACTGGGGTGGGACAGACAATGTGGATTCCAGCAAGATGGAACCCATGCCATTTCTGATTAAGTTAGTAAACAGGTGTGGGTAATATGTAAGGGTGGACCCATCCAACTAATGAAACAGAAAACGGCTCTGTACTTGCTGCTTTCTcaagctttttttaattttttttttaagtcacacaAAAATGAGTAAACCTTTAATTTtatttaacccttttgctgccagggaaataagactgaagtgaaatctatttgccaggtttttCCCCCCACTaaaaacgggtatatattttcaacaagagaggcaaggccttgaagac of the Babylonia areolata isolate BAREFJ2019XMU chromosome 27, ASM4173473v1, whole genome shotgun sequence genome contains:
- the LOC143301542 gene encoding uncharacterized protein LOC143301542 gives rise to the protein MRPINRLKRPRLTRMDVAEQRSGYAGGVNRRPQQQSPVRQERQLQLIPRDATPPSRNLCSSNASKKSRNSEHLPLKKRFEWLDHGLYIPPIHHHPDLFKGSALSMLSTNSRLATENREGVLNSMSEAESSASSQRDCADSEFGENRRRRETFLTGQNPSSAQQYIIGGETITQMWDRMTKDETARVPLRQKKTWMPDHILDSLANGGAGALNRSNQNSFSRISYDNIDQNRIHVPLDFSDTPLDLSMLANGGAGALNRSNQNSFSRISYDNIDQNRIHVPLDFSDTPLDLSMRASGSSEQDDSSSASHDLPDPTFDQSRSWSRDHIAGRAQTSRSNGFGLAPLCKPSLDSSPSPPPKMSPHKWC